The following are from one region of the Rattus rattus isolate New Zealand chromosome 13, Rrattus_CSIRO_v1, whole genome shotgun sequence genome:
- the Stox2 gene encoding storkhead-box protein 2 isoform X3 has translation MEPVQKGSGDVSPISMSPISQSQFIPLGEILCLAISAMNSSRKPVTQEALMEHLTTCFPGVPTPSQEILRHTLNTLVRERKIYPTPDGYFIVTPQTYFITPSLIRTNSKWYHLDERVPDRSQCTSPQPGTITPSASGCVRERTLPRKHCDSCHCCREDMHSMHASTLQRKPAKDCKDPYCPPPLCQMPPTDKSKSTINFSYKTETLSKPKDGEKQSKKFGLKLFRLSFKKDKTKQLANFSAQFPPEEWPLRDEDTPTTIPREVEMEIIRRINPDLTVENVMRHTALMKKLEEEKAHRSKAGSSAHHSGRSKKSRTHRKSHGKSRSHSKTRVSKGDPSDGSHLDIPGEREYEFCDPLTRAPREGCFIIEHKGDNFIMHSNTNVIESHFPMTPEWDVSGELAKRRTEMPFPEPSRGSSHSKVHRSHSHTQDRRSRNERSNKAKERSRSMDNSKGPLGASSLGTPEDLAEGCSQDDQTPSQSYIDDSTLRPAQTIGHQRAHIPSASYKEVCIPEIVGGSKEPSSACSLLEPGKSPESMPSYGELSPCPAKTAVDDYFQCNTSSETVLTAPSPLGKNKEDHDTLTLVEGVKKLSPSERQTPHSSRDPVGHKEESPKGPGGGPVASGGVAEGLANGRLVQHHSAEPSNLDKRKEIFSKDTLFKPLHSTLSVNSYHKSSLSLLKSHPKSPADTLPGRCEKMEPSLGTSAAQAMPPSQRQQEPGGNQEASFDYYNVSDDDDSEEGANKNTEEEKNRDDVGTMQWLLEREKERDLQRKFEKNLTLLAPKETDSSSNQRATHSARLDSMDSSSITVDSGFNSPRTRESLASNTSSIVESNRRQNPALSPAHGGAGPTFNFRASTDPPTSEAEKLQKPSNCLQASVTSV, from the exons ATGGAGCCAGTCCAGAAAGGGTCAG GTGATGTGTCACCAATCAGTATGTCCCCCATCAGTCAATCTCAGTTTATTCCACTCGGGGAAATCCTTTGCTTGGCCATCTCGGCAATGAACTCTTCGAGAAAGCCTGTCACCCAGGAGGCGCTGATGGAACACCTGACGACGTGTTTCCCAG GTGTTCCAACCCCAAGCCAAGAAATTCTACGGCATACCCTAAACACACTGGTACGGGAGAGGAAAATCTATCCGACTCCGGATGGCTATTTCATTGTGACCCCACAGACTTATTTCATTACTCCTTCCCTCATAAGAACTAACAGTAAGTGGTACCACTTGGACGAGAGGGTACCTGACAGGTCTCAGTGTACCTCTCCACAACCAGGAACCATAACGCCCTCTGCCTCAGGCTGTGTCAGGGAAAGGACATTACCCAGAAAGCACTGCGACTCTTGCCACTGCTGCCGAGAAGACATGCACAGCATGCATGCCTCCACTCTGCAGAGGAAGCCCGCCAAGGACTGCAAAGACCCTTACTGCCCTCCTCCGCTGTGCCAGATGCCACCCACTGATAAAAGCAAAAGTACTATAAATTTCTCTTATAAGACGGAAACTCTCTCTAAACCTAAAGATGGTGAAAAGCAGTCCAAGAAATTCGGCCTTAAGTTATTCCGGCTGAGTTTTAAGAAAGACAAGACCAAACAGCTGGCCAATTTCTCTGCCCAGTTTCCTCCTGAGGAGTGGCCTCTGCGAGACGAGGACACGCCCACGACTATCCCCCGGGAGGTGGAGATGGAGATCATCCGTCGTATCAACCCGGACTTGACGGTGGAAAATGTCATGAGGCACACTGCACTGATGAAgaaacttgaagaagaaaaagctCACCGGAGCAAAGCCGGGTCCTCCGCCCACCACAGTGGAAGGAGTAAAAAGAGCCGGACTCACCGAAAGTCCCACGGGAAGTCTCGGTCACACAGCAAGACTCGAGTGTCCAAAGGAGATCCTTCGGATGGCTCGCATCTGGATATCCCCGGTGAGAGGGAGTATGAATTTTGCGACCCTCTAACCAGGGCCCCCAGAGAGGGCTGCTTCATCATTGAACACAAAGGAGACAACTTCATCATGCACAGCAACACGAACGTGATCGAGTCCCATTTCCCCATGACGCCAGAATGGGATGTGTCTGGCGAACTGGCCAAAAGGAGAACGGAGATGCCCTTTCCCGAACCTTCCAGGGGAAGCTCCCACTCCAAAGTGCACCGAAGCCACAGCCATACCCAGGACCGGAGGTCCAGGAATGAGAGGTCCAACAAGGCCAAGGAGAGATCCAGGTCAATGGATAACTCCAAAGGCCCCCTGGGCGCTTCTTCTCTCGGGACTCCGGAAGACCTGGCTGAAGGCTGCAGCCAAGATGACCAAACACCCAGCCAATCATACATTGACGACAGTACGTTAAGGCCTGCGCAAACGATTGGTCATCAAAGGGCTCATATTCCTTCTGCCAGCTATAAAGAGGTGTGCATTCCAGAAATAGTTGGTGGCAGCAAGGAACCTTCTAGTGCTTGTAGCCTTTTGGAGCCAGGCAAATCCCCTGAGAGTATGCCGTCTTATGGGGAACTCAGCCCTTGCCCGGCAAAAACAGCTGTGGATGACTATTTTCAGTGCAACACTTCTAGTGAGACTGTGCTCACAGCACCGTCTCCTTTAGGGAAGAATAAGGAGGACCACGACACTTTGACCTTGGTGGAGGGGGTAAAAAAGCTGTCTCCATCTGAGAGGCAGACCCCCCACTCTTCCAGGGATCCTGTTGGGCACAAGGAGGAGTCACCAAAAGGGCCAGGTGGGGGCCCTGTAGCCTCTGGTGGTGTGGCAGAGGGGTTGGCCAATGGCCGTCTTGTCCAACATCATAGTGCAGAACCCAGCAACttggacaaaaggaaagaaatattcagcaaAGACACACTGTTCAAACCTCTACACAGCACCTTGTCTGTAAACAGCTATCACAAATCCAGCTTGTCCCTCCTCAAATCTCACCCGAAGTCACCTGCTGACACACTGCCAGGCCGATGTGAGAAAATGGAACCTTCCCTTGGGACATCTGCGGCCCAAGCCATGCCTCCGTCCCAGCGTcagcaggagcctggagggaACCAGGAGGCCTCCTTTGACTATTACAACGTCTCCGACGACGACGACTCTGAGGAAGGGGCCAACAAAaacacagaggaggagaaaaacagagaTGATGTGGGCACCATGCAGTGGCTCCtcgagagggagaaggaaagagacttgCAGAGGAAGTTTGAGAAGAACCTCACCCTCCTCGCCCCAAAGGAAACCGATAGCAGCAGCAACCAGAGAGCCACCCACTCAGCCCGGCTCGACAGCATGGACAGTAGCAGCATCACCGTGGACAGTGGATTCAACTCCCCACG
- the Stox2 gene encoding storkhead-box protein 2 isoform X4 produces MSPISQSQFIPLGEILCLAISAMNSSRKPVTQEALMEHLTTCFPGVPTPSQEILRHTLNTLVRERKIYPTPDGYFIVTPQTYFITPSLIRTNSKWYHLDERVPDRSQCTSPQPGTITPSASGCVRERTLPRKHCDSCHCCREDMHSMHASTLQRKPAKDCKDPYCPPPLCQMPPTDKSKSTINFSYKTETLSKPKDGEKQSKKFGLKLFRLSFKKDKTKQLANFSAQFPPEEWPLRDEDTPTTIPREVEMEIIRRINPDLTVENVMRHTALMKKLEEEKAHRSKAGSSAHHSGRSKKSRTHRKSHGKSRSHSKTRVSKGDPSDGSHLDIPGEREYEFCDPLTRAPREGCFIIEHKGDNFIMHSNTNVIESHFPMTPEWDVSGELAKRRTEMPFPEPSRGSSHSKVHRSHSHTQDRRSRNERSNKAKERSRSMDNSKGPLGASSLGTPEDLAEGCSQDDQTPSQSYIDDSTLRPAQTIGHQRAHIPSASYKEVCIPEIVGGSKEPSSACSLLEPGKSPESMPSYGELSPCPAKTAVDDYFQCNTSSETVLTAPSPLGKNKEDHDTLTLVEGVKKLSPSERQTPHSSRDPVGHKEESPKGPGGGPVASGGVAEGLANGRLVQHHSAEPSNLDKRKEIFSKDTLFKPLHSTLSVNSYHKSSLSLLKSHPKSPADTLPGRCEKMEPSLGTSAAQAMPPSQRQQEPGGNQEASFDYYNVSDDDDSEEGANKNTEEEKNRDDVGTMQWLLEREKERDLQRKFEKNLTLLAPKETDSSSNQRATHSARLDSMDSSSITVDSGFNSPR; encoded by the exons ATGTCCCCCATCAGTCAATCTCAGTTTATTCCACTCGGGGAAATCCTTTGCTTGGCCATCTCGGCAATGAACTCTTCGAGAAAGCCTGTCACCCAGGAGGCGCTGATGGAACACCTGACGACGTGTTTCCCAG GTGTTCCAACCCCAAGCCAAGAAATTCTACGGCATACCCTAAACACACTGGTACGGGAGAGGAAAATCTATCCGACTCCGGATGGCTATTTCATTGTGACCCCACAGACTTATTTCATTACTCCTTCCCTCATAAGAACTAACAGTAAGTGGTACCACTTGGACGAGAGGGTACCTGACAGGTCTCAGTGTACCTCTCCACAACCAGGAACCATAACGCCCTCTGCCTCAGGCTGTGTCAGGGAAAGGACATTACCCAGAAAGCACTGCGACTCTTGCCACTGCTGCCGAGAAGACATGCACAGCATGCATGCCTCCACTCTGCAGAGGAAGCCCGCCAAGGACTGCAAAGACCCTTACTGCCCTCCTCCGCTGTGCCAGATGCCACCCACTGATAAAAGCAAAAGTACTATAAATTTCTCTTATAAGACGGAAACTCTCTCTAAACCTAAAGATGGTGAAAAGCAGTCCAAGAAATTCGGCCTTAAGTTATTCCGGCTGAGTTTTAAGAAAGACAAGACCAAACAGCTGGCCAATTTCTCTGCCCAGTTTCCTCCTGAGGAGTGGCCTCTGCGAGACGAGGACACGCCCACGACTATCCCCCGGGAGGTGGAGATGGAGATCATCCGTCGTATCAACCCGGACTTGACGGTGGAAAATGTCATGAGGCACACTGCACTGATGAAgaaacttgaagaagaaaaagctCACCGGAGCAAAGCCGGGTCCTCCGCCCACCACAGTGGAAGGAGTAAAAAGAGCCGGACTCACCGAAAGTCCCACGGGAAGTCTCGGTCACACAGCAAGACTCGAGTGTCCAAAGGAGATCCTTCGGATGGCTCGCATCTGGATATCCCCGGTGAGAGGGAGTATGAATTTTGCGACCCTCTAACCAGGGCCCCCAGAGAGGGCTGCTTCATCATTGAACACAAAGGAGACAACTTCATCATGCACAGCAACACGAACGTGATCGAGTCCCATTTCCCCATGACGCCAGAATGGGATGTGTCTGGCGAACTGGCCAAAAGGAGAACGGAGATGCCCTTTCCCGAACCTTCCAGGGGAAGCTCCCACTCCAAAGTGCACCGAAGCCACAGCCATACCCAGGACCGGAGGTCCAGGAATGAGAGGTCCAACAAGGCCAAGGAGAGATCCAGGTCAATGGATAACTCCAAAGGCCCCCTGGGCGCTTCTTCTCTCGGGACTCCGGAAGACCTGGCTGAAGGCTGCAGCCAAGATGACCAAACACCCAGCCAATCATACATTGACGACAGTACGTTAAGGCCTGCGCAAACGATTGGTCATCAAAGGGCTCATATTCCTTCTGCCAGCTATAAAGAGGTGTGCATTCCAGAAATAGTTGGTGGCAGCAAGGAACCTTCTAGTGCTTGTAGCCTTTTGGAGCCAGGCAAATCCCCTGAGAGTATGCCGTCTTATGGGGAACTCAGCCCTTGCCCGGCAAAAACAGCTGTGGATGACTATTTTCAGTGCAACACTTCTAGTGAGACTGTGCTCACAGCACCGTCTCCTTTAGGGAAGAATAAGGAGGACCACGACACTTTGACCTTGGTGGAGGGGGTAAAAAAGCTGTCTCCATCTGAGAGGCAGACCCCCCACTCTTCCAGGGATCCTGTTGGGCACAAGGAGGAGTCACCAAAAGGGCCAGGTGGGGGCCCTGTAGCCTCTGGTGGTGTGGCAGAGGGGTTGGCCAATGGCCGTCTTGTCCAACATCATAGTGCAGAACCCAGCAACttggacaaaaggaaagaaatattcagcaaAGACACACTGTTCAAACCTCTACACAGCACCTTGTCTGTAAACAGCTATCACAAATCCAGCTTGTCCCTCCTCAAATCTCACCCGAAGTCACCTGCTGACACACTGCCAGGCCGATGTGAGAAAATGGAACCTTCCCTTGGGACATCTGCGGCCCAAGCCATGCCTCCGTCCCAGCGTcagcaggagcctggagggaACCAGGAGGCCTCCTTTGACTATTACAACGTCTCCGACGACGACGACTCTGAGGAAGGGGCCAACAAAaacacagaggaggagaaaaacagagaTGATGTGGGCACCATGCAGTGGCTCCtcgagagggagaaggaaagagacttgCAGAGGAAGTTTGAGAAGAACCTCACCCTCCTCGCCCCAAAGGAAACCGATAGCAGCAGCAACCAGAGAGCCACCCACTCAGCCCGGCTCGACAGCATGGACAGTAGCAGCATCACCGTGGACAGTGGATTCAACTCCCCACGGTAG